In Vanessa cardui chromosome 28, ilVanCard2.1, whole genome shotgun sequence, one genomic interval encodes:
- the LOC124541657 gene encoding uncharacterized protein LOC124541657 codes for MSENRNVCGGQGSGSQGRGGRGDVLIDQLSISNNAARGARRRGRGHARGQGRGRGRGGQAAIQEDPLHQIRAKRQLTQRCINALPAEAKREFLTRKREAELERMLLPDAPPRKRATKKASPERMPCVFKNLPGEHSYTRPGELAAVPSTSRGPQFVERCPSDAALIIPEIGAEVVVAAASTSSPCSSGPPAIC; via the exons at gTCTGAGAATAGAAATGTTTGTGGTGGCCAAGGCAGTGGCAGCCAAGGCCGTGGGGGACGTGGTGATGTGCTGATTGATCAACT atcTATTAGTAACAATGCGGCAAGAGGGGCGCGTCGACGTGGACGTGGGCATGCGCGAGGACAAGGCCGTGGGAGAGGACGAGGTGGACAGGC TGCTATTCAAGAAGACCCGTTACACCAAATCCGGGCGAAGAGGCAACTCACCCAACGCTGCATTAACGCGCTCCCGGCAGAGGCGAAGCGAGAATTTTTAACCCGCAAACGGGAAGCTGAACTGGAGCGCATGCTCCTACCGGATGCACCACCACGCAAACGAGCAACaaa aaagGCATCTCCAGAACGAATGCCCTGTGTCTTCAAAAACCTACCAGGAG aACACTCGTACACTCGTCCAGGTGAACTCGCAGCAGTTCCATCCACATCACGTGGCCCTCAATTTGTAG AACGGTGTCCCTCTGATGCAGCTCTTATTATACCCG AAATCGGTGCAGAAGTTGTCGTTGCCGCGGCATCCACTTCCAGCCCTTGTAGTTCTGGTCCCCCAGCAATTTGTTAG
- the LOC124541358 gene encoding uncharacterized protein LOC124541358, translated as MSVGHMREFIVKSGNWLSYVERLEMYFMVNKVADDLKIPTLISVMGEEAYDLLAALRRQLQDESIAAYVTELKKLSRYCEFNATLDENLRDQLVYGLRSEVIRQRLFSEENIVYNRAIALALSLEAAERDASAVEDVARTEGINKIYLSECSKCGDNRHKATECRYKDYVCSGCHEIGHLRKMCPKKHESYRAQMFDSAETASSYRFMKSRGGYVNNTGRSRRGARGRGRRAFGQHGASSAGQKRAPGHLMSEQDDEYEDGELKDSSEQNMHKTLFDDTLGKYTGGQAELCIREGAQPIFCRARPLPYALRERVDSELDAMLRAGIIEPVEHSDWATPLVVLRKPDGELHDTHMGMVKTKALARSYVWWPRVDEAVEAECRACSVCAATADAPPAPYHPASNGAAENAVKTCKRVINKAFKQNLEVSVALNRFLLAYRNTEHPTTGDSPARILQGRNLRMRLDNLKPERASRVAKQQARSERAAGGAQRQLEAGALVWYREYKGVDKWIAGTIVEALGNSDYRIRSIFGTETHRHIDQIKIRVTKNQLNDISSKVVLDAVQYKNQGNKLSRKSLTASVTNGDNSNQTNNGVSNLEPPLYNNDRPSLSTNDISTTGPKEVSDSLIPAPVEESNVSEEREGPSPGSSRSSDRRVMRVRKPPVRYGFGEND; from the exons atgtcgGTCGGACATATGCGTGAGTTTATTGTAAAATCGGGGAACTGGTTAAGTTATGTAGAAAGACTAGAAATGTACTTTATGGTGAACAAAGTGGcggatgatttaaaaataccgaCGTTAATTTCGGTTATGGGAGAAGAAGCGTATGATTTATTAGCTGCCTTG CGGCGGCAGCTTCAAGACGAATCAATAGCAGCTTACGTCACAGAACTTAAGAAGCTTTCAAGGTATTGTGAATTCAACGCAACCTTAGATGAGAACCTCCGAGACCAGCTAGTTTATGGGCTCAGAAGTGAAGTAATTAGACAGCGATTATTCTCCGAAGAAAACATAGTTTACAACCGAGCGATAGCTTTAGCGCTGTCATTAGAAGCGGCTGAGCGCGATGCAAGCGCGGTTGAAGACGTAGCCCGGACCGagggaataaataaaatctatttgagCGAGTGTTCGAAATGCGGCGATAACAGACATAAAGCTACGGAGTGCAGATATAAGGATTACGTGTGCAGTGGGTGCCACGAGATCGGTCACCTTAGGAAGATGTGTCCTAAAAAACATGAATCTTATCGTGCGCAAATGTTTGATTCAGCGGAGACAGCTAGTAGTTATCGGTTTATGAAATCACGCGGCGGGTACGTAAACAACACAGGGCGTTCAAGGAGAGGAGCGCGGGGTCGCGGTCGGCGAGCATTCGGGCAGCACGGAGCGTCCAGTGCCGGGCAAAAAAGAGCCCCGGGACATTTGATGAGTGAGCAAGATGACGAATACGAAGACGGCGAACTGAAAGACTCGAGTGAACAAAACAT GCATAAAACCCTTTTTGACGACACATTGGGCAAGTACACGGGCGGTCAAGCCGAGCTGTGTATTCGCGAAGGTGCCCAACCGATTTTCTGCCGAGCGCGGCCGCTGCCGTACGCGCTGCGCGAGCGCGTCGACTCGGAGCTAGATGCGATGCTGCGCGCCGGCATCATTGAGCCGGTGGAGCATTCCGATTGGGCGACACCATTGGTCGTGTTGCGGAAACCGGACGGAG AGTTACATGATACACACATGGGCATGGTCAAAACGAAAGCCTTGGCCCGTAGTTATGTTTGGTGGCCAAGAGTCGACGAGGCCGTGGAGGCGGAGTGCCGCGCGTGCTCAGTGTGCGCGGCCACGGCTGATGCGCCTCCTG CCCCTTATCACCCGGCCTCAAACGGAGCCGCTGAAAATGCGGTCAAAACATGCAAGAGAGTAATAAACAAagcatttaaacaaaatttagaaGTATCCGTAGCGTTGAACAGATTTCTTTTAGCATATAGAAATACCGAACATCCTACTACCGGAGATAGCCCAGCAAGAATCTTGCAGGGGCGTAATTTACGGATGCGACTAGATAACTTAAAACCGGAAAGGGCCTCGCGAGTTGCAAAGCAACAGGCGCGCAGCGAGCGAGCTGCGGGAGGGGCGCAGCGCCAGCTCGAAGCTGGAGCGCTCGTCTGGTATCGTGAGTACAAGGGCGTAGATAAATGGATAGCCGGTACGATCGTTGAGGCATTAGGGAATAGCGATTACCGAATAAGATCCATTTTTGGAACAGAAACACACAGGCACAtcgatcaaattaaaataagagttACTAAAAACCAACTTAACGATATTTCCAGTAAGGTTGTTTTAGATGctgtacaatataaaaatcaagGTAACAAACTATCTCGAAAGTCTTTGACAGCCTCCGTGACCAATGGTGATAACTCAAATCAGACTAATAATGGCGTGTCCAATTTAGAACCGCCACTCTACAATAACGATCGCCCCAGTTTAAGCACCAATGATATCTCAACTACAGGACCGAAAGAGGTGAGCGATTCGTTGATCCCAGCCCCCGTGGAAGAGTCAAATGTGTCGGAGGAAAGGGAAGGGCCTAGCCCTGGTAGTAGTCGGTCATCAGATCGTCGGGTTATGCGAGTCCGGAAACCACCAGTTCGATATGGTTTCGGCGAGAACGATTAG
- the LOC124541359 gene encoding uncharacterized protein LOC124541359, whose protein sequence is MVNQVTGAETNKKVSAMNFYSYRLMIRQAEIPDEIVDPKLHAVVTKHMIHGPCGHFNYNSPCMVDGRCSKRYPRDLLAETITGNDGYPLYRRRSVADSGRSVVVKVRGQNVDVDNRWIVPYSPILSKAFETHINVEYCNSVKSIKYICKYVNKGSDMAVFGVTNANDEISQYQMGRYVSSNEAIWRIFSFAIHERHPTVVHLAVHLENGQRVYFNESNAADRAAHPPSTTLTSFFTVCQTDDFARTLLYADMPRYYTWNASSKSFQRRKQGTPVEGHSNVFASDALGRIYTVHPNNDQCYYLRLLLVNVRGPTSFQQLRTVNGQLCATYREACQLLHLLENDSHWDDTLKDSVISSSPHQIRTLFAIIISTCFPSNPKDLWVKYRDDMSEDVLHRVRRQTLNHTLQMTEEIYNDTLIMIEDMCLLMANKVLSCLGMTAPNRHMHDALNHELQREHQYDIEALAETVRTNVPQLNQQQRIAYDTLIEAVNSGSGGIYFLDAPGGTGKTFLISLLLARIRSRNDVALALASSGIAATLLEGGRTAHSALKLPLNMQITETPICNIAKNSAMAKILQVCKLIVWDECTMAHKRSLEALDRTLKDLRDNQNIFGGAMILLSGDFRQTLPVIPRSTVADELNACLKSSNLWQYVKTLHLTTNMRVFLQQDETANVFAKQLLDIGNNKVAVDTSTGFITLPTDFCHITDSKVELIQRVFPDIAQKFNNHNWLGERAILAAKNKDVEDLNATIQNFLPGQLVSFKSVDTVMNQDDVVNYPTEFLNSLELPGLPPHNLQLKVGSVVIMLRNINQPRLCNGTRLAVKRLMNNVIEATIIKGKYKGEDVLIPRIPMIPTDLPFDFKRLQFPVRLAFAMTINKSQGQSLEVCGINLEFPCFAHGQLYVALCVCEYQI, encoded by the exons atggtAAATCAAGTAACAG GTGCTGAAACCAACAAAAAAGTTAGTGCTATGAATTTCTATTCATACAGACTCATGATCCGTCAAG CTGAAATTCCAGATGAAATAGTTGACCCAAAATTGCATGCAGTAGTTACCAAACACATGATACATGGACCTTGCGGACATTTCAACTACAATTCACCCTGTATGGTCGACGGTAGGTGTTCCAAGCGATACCCAAGAGACCTGCTTGCTGAAACCATAACGGGAAATGATGGATACCCATTGTATCGTCGGCGATCAGTTGCGGACAGTGGGCGATCGGTAGTTGTGAAGGTAAGAGGACAAAATGTTGATGTAGACAATCGTTGGATTGTGCCATACTCGCCAATATTGTCCAAAGCTTTTGAGACTCACATCAATGTGGAATATTGTAATTCTGTGAAGTCGATAAAgtacatatgtaaatatgttaataaaggtAGTGATATGGCTGTCTTCGGTGTAACCAATGCAAATGATGAAATATCACAGTACCAGATGGGTCGCTATGTAAGTAGCAATGAAGCTATTTGGCGAATCTTTTCATTTGCGATCCATGAAAGACACCCTACAGTAGTCCATTTGGCAGTCCATTTAGAAAATGGTCAAcgagtttattttaatgaatctaACGCGGCAGACAGGGCGGCACATCCACCGTCGACAACATTAACAAGTTTCTTCACAGTCTGTCAAACTGATGATTTTGCTCGCACTTTGCTGTATGCTGACATGCCACGCTATTACACATGGAACGCATCATCGAAATCGTTTCAGCGTCGAAAACAAGGAACACCAGTTGAAGGACATTCAAATGTATTTGCTTCAGATGCTCTGGGTCGCATCTACACAGTACATCCAAATAACgatcaatgttattatttgcGGTTGTTGTTGGTGAATGTTCGTGGTCCGACATCGTTTCAACAACTGAGAACAGTTAATGGACAGCTGTGTGCGACTTACCGTGAGGCATGTCAACTATTACATTTACTTGAGAATGATTCGCACTGGGATGATACGCTCAAGGATTCCGTAATATCTTCATCGCCGCATCAAATTCGTACATTGTTTGCGATTATCATATCGACATGTTTCCCCTCGAATCCAAAAGATTTGTGGGTTAAGTATAGAGATGACATGTCTGAGGATGTTTTGCATCGTGTGCGCCGTCAAACTTTGAATCATACACTACAAATGACTGAAGAAATTTACAATGACACATTGATCATGATAGAAGATATGTGTTTATTGATGGCAAATAAAGTATTGTCGTGTTTGGGAATGACAGCACCCAATCGTCATATGCACGATGCATTAAACCACGAGTTGCAAAGAGAACATCAGTACGACATTGAAGCATTGGCCGAAACAGTTCGTACAAATGTTCCACAATTAAATCAACAACAAAGAATTGCGTACGACACTTTGATAGAAGCTGTGAACAGTGGATCTGGTGGAATTTATTTCCTTGATGCTCCCGGAGGAACCGGAAAaacgtttttaatttcattgcttTTGGCGAGGATCAGATCGCGAAATGATGTTGCTCTAGCGTTGGCTTCATCTGGAATAGCTGCAACTCTGCTAGAAGGCGGGCGGACTGCACATTCTGCCTTGAAATTACCACTAAACATGCAAATCACCGAAACACCAATTTGCAACATCGCCAAAAATAGCGCAATGGCCAAGATCCTACAGGTATGCAAATTGATTGTTTGGGATGAATGCACAATGGCCCATAAGAGGTCACTGGAGGCACTGGACAGAACGTTGAAAGATCTTCGTgacaaccaaaatatttttggtggGGCCATGATTCTGTTGTCAGGTGATTTTCGTCAGACTCTTCCAGTTATTCCCCGATCAACTGTTGCTGATGAACTAAATGCATgcctaaaatcatcaaatttatgGCAGTACGTAAAGACACTCCACTTAACAACTAACATGCGAGTATTTTTGCAACAAGATGAAACTGCAAATGTGTTTGCGAAGCAGTTGTTAGACATTGGAAATAATAAAGTTGCAGTGGACACCTCGACCGGATTCATCACATTACCTACAGATTTCTGTCACATCACAGACTCAAAAGTGGAGCTTATTCAGCGAGTTTTCCCAGATATAGCGCAAAAGTTCAATAACCATAATTGGCTGGGTGAACGAGCAATATTAGCAGCGAAAAATAAAGATGTCGAGGATCTTAATGCGACCATTCAGAATTTTCTTCCAGGACAGTTGGTTTCCTTCAAATCAGTCGACACCGTAATGAACCAGGATGACGTAGTCAACTATCCCACTGAGTTTTTAAATTCACTGGAATTGCCTGGATTACCACCTCACAATTTGCAGTTAAAAGTGGGATCAGTTGTCATCATGCTGCGTAACATTAATCAACCTCGACTATGCAATGGAACAAGACTGGCTGTGAAAAGACTGATGAATAACGTCATTGAGGCGACAATcataaaaggaaaatataaagGAGAGGATGTCTTGATCCCGCGGATACCGATGATTCCAACGGACTTACCATTCGATTTTAAACGGTTACAATTTCCAGTGCGTCTGGCCTTTGCGATGACCATAAATAAATCGCAAGGACAGTCGTTAGAAGTTTGTGGAATCAACTTGGAGTTTCCCTGTTTCGCGCATGGACAATTATACGTCGCGT TGTGTGTCTgtgaatatcaaatttaa